A window of the Polaribacter sp. HaHaR_3_91 genome harbors these coding sequences:
- the gcvH gene encoding glycine cleavage system protein GcvH has product MNLPSELKYTKDHEWIKVEGDVATVGITEFAQGELGDIVYVDVDTLDDTVEEGDVFGSVEAVKTVSDLFMPLSGEVIEFNEELEEEPELVNSDPYGKGWMIKIKISDSSQINDLLDAAAYQELIEG; this is encoded by the coding sequence ATGAATTTACCATCAGAATTAAAGTATACTAAAGACCACGAGTGGATTAAGGTTGAAGGAGACGTAGCAACTGTAGGAATTACAGAATTTGCACAAGGAGAATTAGGAGACATTGTTTATGTAGATGTAGATACTTTAGACGATACTGTAGAAGAAGGAGACGTTTTTGGCTCTGTAGAAGCTGTTAAAACAGTTTCAGACTTATTTATGCCTTTATCAGGAGAAGTAATAGAATTTAATGAAGAATTAGAAGAGGAGCCAGAATTGGTAAACTCAGACCCTTATGGAAAAGGTTGGATGATTAAAATTAAAATATCAGATAGTTCACAAATAAATGATTTATTGGATGCTGCAGCGTATCAAGAGCTTATTGAAGGATAA
- a CDS encoding VanZ family protein, translating to MPKIETGINNVDKIYHLIAYFTLSVTWLFSFYRKPTLKYVIVICCIFFGIIIEVLQQTLTTYRTGDYKDAIANTVGILLGFIIFNQILKKITVNSY from the coding sequence ATGCCTAAGATAGAAACTGGTATCAATAACGTTGATAAAATATATCATCTTATTGCCTACTTTACACTTTCTGTAACTTGGTTATTCTCTTTTTATAGAAAACCAACTCTAAAATATGTGATTGTTATTTGTTGTATTTTTTTTGGCATAATTATTGAAGTTTTACAACAGACATTAACTACATATAGAACAGGAGATTATAAAGATGCAATAGCAAATACAGTAGGTATTCTCTTAGGTTTTATTATTTTTAATCAAATTTTGAAAAAAATTACAGTTAATTCATACTAA
- a CDS encoding energy transducer TonB — MEIKKNPKSNLENYSKIFMQIGLVLALFVTYAAIENKTYDKVIGDLGTVSMNADMEEETVITEKIEPIKPKTPPPPAPEKIEIVEDEEEVEETVIESTETDETEAVEVEEIVEIQEVEEVVEDVSFMIIEDVPVFPGCKGSKNELKACFSKMVQKHFSRKFDANLPNELGLSSGRKRVFIGFKIDKNGNIVDVNARAPHPKIKSEVISVMKQLPKMKPGRQRGKPVGVKYSIPFTLIVE; from the coding sequence ATGGAAATTAAAAAAAACCCGAAATCAAATTTAGAAAATTACAGTAAAATTTTTATGCAAATAGGTTTGGTTTTAGCACTATTTGTAACTTACGCAGCTATAGAAAACAAAACTTATGATAAAGTTATTGGAGACTTAGGTACAGTGAGCATGAATGCTGATATGGAAGAAGAAACAGTTATTACTGAAAAAATAGAACCTATTAAACCAAAAACTCCACCACCTCCAGCACCAGAAAAAATAGAAATTGTAGAGGATGAGGAAGAAGTTGAAGAAACTGTAATCGAATCTACTGAAACAGATGAAACCGAAGCTGTAGAGGTTGAAGAAATTGTAGAAATTCAAGAAGTTGAAGAAGTTGTAGAAGATGTAAGTTTTATGATTATTGAAGATGTACCTGTATTTCCTGGATGTAAAGGAAGTAAAAACGAGTTAAAAGCTTGTTTTAGTAAAATGGTACAAAAGCACTTCTCTAGAAAGTTTGATGCAAATTTACCAAACGAATTAGGATTATCTTCTGGTAGAAAAAGAGTATTTATCGGTTTCAAAATTGATAAAAACGGTAATATTGTTGATGTTAATGCAAGAGCTCCACACCCAAAAATTAAAAGTGAAGTTATTAGCGTAATGAAACAATTACCTAAAATGAAACCAGGTAGACAAAGAGGTAAGCCAGTAGGAGTAAAATATAGTATTCCTTTTACTTTAATTGTAGAGTAA
- a CDS encoding S9 family peptidase produces MKTYLILIFSTLLLYSCNQEIKKTENFSPLINYQYLIKTNNDFKLPTETYKIRYKSNGLEITGFLTIPKDLQKYPTIIYNRGGNRDFGTFTTKSLIYQQYLSSNGFIVLSSQLRGNMHSEGKDEFGGKDLNDILKLIEINKSLKYSNQNIGVFGISRGGLNAYQISRLTDEIKAIAVVGAPTDLRLDFDTRPEMYEKVLKELIGDTINFKKEYDYRSPIKWVNEINEPTLILHGSDDWKVKPINAELMIKEMKRLNKEFDFQIVENGDHGLNTHRNIRNEKVINWFRKYLK; encoded by the coding sequence ATGAAAACTTACTTAATATTAATATTTTCAACTCTACTTTTATATAGCTGTAACCAAGAAATTAAAAAAACAGAAAACTTCTCACCTTTAATAAACTACCAATATCTGATTAAAACAAATAACGATTTTAAATTACCTACTGAAACTTATAAAATACGTTACAAATCAAATGGTCTTGAAATAACTGGTTTTCTAACAATACCAAAAGATTTACAGAAATATCCTACCATAATTTATAACAGAGGAGGTAATAGAGATTTTGGTACTTTTACGACTAAAAGTTTAATATATCAACAATACTTATCATCAAATGGTTTTATAGTACTGTCTTCTCAATTAAGAGGAAATATGCACAGTGAAGGAAAAGATGAATTTGGAGGAAAAGATTTAAATGATATCCTTAAACTTATTGAAATCAATAAATCCCTCAAATATTCTAATCAAAATATTGGAGTATTCGGAATATCTAGAGGAGGTCTAAATGCATACCAAATTTCGAGATTAACCGATGAAATTAAAGCCATTGCAGTTGTTGGTGCCCCAACGGATCTAAGACTTGATTTTGATACTCGTCCAGAAATGTATGAAAAAGTATTAAAAGAATTAATTGGTGACACTATCAATTTTAAAAAGGAGTATGACTATAGGTCTCCAATAAAATGGGTAAATGAGATCAATGAACCAACGCTTATTTTACATGGATCAGATGATTGGAAAGTAAAGCCCATAAATGCAGAACTGATGATTAAAGAAATGAAAAGACTGAATAAGGAGTTTGACTTTCAAATTGTTGAAAATGGCGACCATGGATTAAATACTCACCGTAATATTAGAAATGAAAAAGTAATAAACTGGTTCAGAAAGTACTTAAAATAA
- a CDS encoding toxin-antitoxin system YwqK family antitoxin, translating to MKNILTLIVLCVATIGYAQDRETTYTIEGDLVKATYYYEDGSISTEGYFKDKKLTGQWTRFDKNGNKTQIAKYNDGKKVGKWFVWNDESLKEINYNNNAIVSVNLWKHEAKLAANK from the coding sequence ATGAAAAATATACTAACACTTATAGTTCTTTGTGTAGCAACAATAGGATACGCACAAGATAGAGAAACAACTTATACCATAGAGGGAGATTTAGTGAAAGCTACTTATTATTACGAAGATGGTTCTATTAGTACTGAAGGGTACTTTAAAGATAAAAAATTAACAGGTCAATGGACTCGTTTTGATAAAAACGGAAACAAAACTCAAATTGCCAAATACAATGATGGCAAAAAAGTAGGAAAGTGGTTTGTTTGGAATGATGAATCTTTAAAAGAAATTAATTATAATAACAATGCAATTGTTAGCGTAAATTTATGGAAACATGAAGCTAAATTAGCTGCTAATAAATAA
- a CDS encoding DUF1304 family protein: MNTIQIILISLVVIIHMYIVYIEMAVWTSEKAMNAFAIKTK, translated from the coding sequence ATGAATACAATACAAATAATTCTTATTAGCTTGGTTGTTATTATCCACATGTACATCGTCTATATAGAAATGGCTGTTTGGACTTCAGAAAAAGCAATGAATGCCTTTGCTATAAAAACCAAATAA
- a CDS encoding DUF1304 domain-containing protein has product MAANQGLYNGFIVAGLIWSLIAVKVDVAIFFLSCVAIAGLYGAYSIKIIRILYVQTIPTALGIISLLIL; this is encoded by the coding sequence ATGGCCGCAAACCAAGGTTTATATAACGGTTTTATAGTTGCTGGATTAATATGGTCTTTAATAGCTGTAAAAGTAGATGTTGCAATCTTCTTTTTGTCTTGCGTAGCAATAGCAGGACTTTATGGTGCCTATTCTATCAAGATAATTCGCATACTTTATGTACAAACAATACCAACAGCACTAGGCATTATTTCACTTTTAATATTATAG
- a CDS encoding mechanosensitive ion channel family protein produces MKKYLEYLEKLIIEYTPKVLVALAILIIGLLVIKLIVKGAKKAMNKGGIDTTLQTFLSNLLGWVLKILLIIVVISKLGVETTSFAAIIAAAGLAVGLALQGSLANFAGGVLIMIFKPFKLGDFIEAQGESGTVKQIEIFTTKLNTTDNKEIIIPNGTLSNGNIVNYSTEATRRVDFTFGVGYDSDIKKTKDLLYGILNNHPLILKTPAAAVNLSELGDSSINFFTRGWVKKEDYWTVKFEVMEQVKEALDEAGIDIPYPHRVNINKNE; encoded by the coding sequence ATGAAAAAATATTTAGAGTATTTAGAAAAATTAATTATTGAATATACGCCTAAAGTATTAGTAGCATTAGCTATTTTAATTATTGGTTTATTAGTTATAAAACTAATTGTTAAAGGTGCTAAAAAGGCAATGAATAAGGGTGGTATTGACACTACTCTTCAAACTTTTTTAAGTAATTTACTTGGTTGGGTACTAAAAATATTATTAATTATAGTTGTTATTTCTAAACTAGGAGTAGAAACAACCTCTTTTGCAGCAATTATAGCAGCAGCAGGTTTAGCTGTTGGTTTAGCACTACAGGGATCTCTTGCTAATTTTGCTGGAGGTGTTTTAATTATGATTTTTAAACCTTTTAAACTAGGTGATTTTATTGAAGCACAAGGAGAAAGCGGAACTGTAAAGCAGATTGAAATCTTTACAACGAAACTAAACACTACAGATAATAAAGAAATTATAATTCCTAATGGAACGTTATCTAATGGTAATATTGTTAACTATAGTACAGAAGCTACTCGTCGTGTAGATTTTACATTTGGTGTAGGGTATGATTCTGATATTAAGAAAACAAAAGATCTTCTTTATGGCATTCTAAACAACCATCCATTAATTTTAAAAACTCCTGCTGCTGCAGTTAATTTATCTGAATTAGGAGACAGTTCTATCAATTTCTTTACCAGAGGTTGGGTAAAAAAAGAAGACTACTGGACAGTTAAGTTTGAAGTTATGGAACAGGTAAAAGAAGCTTTAGATGAAGCCGGAATCGATATTCCTTATCCACACAGAGTAAACATCAACAAAAACGAATAA
- the tsaB gene encoding tRNA (adenosine(37)-N6)-threonylcarbamoyltransferase complex dimerization subunit type 1 TsaB yields MAIILNIETATKNCSVSLAKDGQVIAIKELNNGNYSHAEVLHPFILDVLNEVNITSTEIDAVAVSKGPGSYTGLRIGVSAAKGLCFAFDKPLISIKTLESLAYATSLEKGIIIPMLDARRMEVYAAVFNEKYEQIRDIKAEIIDENSFSDYLETNTVYFLGDGAHKCKEIITHKNAVFIDDMFPSAKEMAKLSYDKYKKNDIEDVAYFEPFYLKDFVVIPEKKKKPTF; encoded by the coding sequence TTGGCAATTATCCTTAACATAGAAACCGCAACCAAGAACTGCTCTGTAAGTCTTGCAAAAGACGGGCAAGTTATAGCAATAAAAGAATTGAATAATGGTAATTATTCTCATGCAGAAGTATTACACCCTTTTATTTTAGATGTATTAAATGAAGTAAATATTACTTCTACTGAAATAGATGCTGTAGCCGTTAGTAAAGGACCGGGGTCTTATACTGGTCTTAGAATTGGAGTTTCTGCCGCAAAAGGGCTTTGTTTTGCTTTTGATAAGCCTTTAATTTCTATTAAAACATTAGAATCTTTAGCATATGCTACTTCTTTAGAAAAAGGCATTATTATACCGATGTTAGATGCTAGAAGAATGGAGGTTTATGCTGCGGTTTTTAATGAAAAATATGAACAAATTAGAGATATTAAAGCAGAGATAATTGATGAAAATTCTTTTTCTGATTATTTAGAAACAAATACCGTTTACTTTTTAGGTGATGGAGCTCATAAATGTAAAGAAATAATTACCCATAAAAATGCAGTTTTTATTGATGATATGTTCCCTTCTGCGAAAGAAATGGCAAAATTATCTTATGATAAGTACAAAAAAAACGACATCGAAGATGTCGCTTATTTTGAACCATTTTACTTAAAAGATTTTGTGGTTATTCCTGAAAAGAAAAAGAAACCTACCTTTTAA
- a CDS encoding TolC family protein, which yields MKTKLILFVAFLTTITTFSQKQWTLKECVDQALEKNISIQQNKLSLELAKKDVAIAKGNFLPNLNLSTGGRFNAGLSSDENGVLKNTNNFSSSLSLSGGGIIFNGFRNTNTYKQAQLGVKSSLLDLKKIENDISLFVVNGYLNILFAKENLSSGKVQYEISKKQIEAAESRFNSGVIAKGDLLNAQSTAATDLQNVIAQENALDLALLNLAQLLQVPVQNFDITSIDVGTPTSTLLFKNSDDVYEKSLEEMPEIERAKLAIENADLNIDISKGAFLPTLSYSVSSGNSYYHQFNNLLPNQTNSSFFAQFEDRLQHGLGVSLSIPIFNRFQTKNSVAKSMINKEISETQLESEKLNLKQTIEQSFLDVKSALKTYEASNISLEAQKEAFKNAQERYNYGTITLFDFDQVRTRLVNAEATMIRSKYDYVFKTKVLQFYSGELILE from the coding sequence TTGAAAACTAAATTGATCCTATTTGTAGCTTTTTTAACCACTATTACTACCTTTTCACAGAAACAATGGACACTTAAAGAATGTGTAGATCAAGCTTTAGAGAAAAATATTTCTATCCAACAAAATAAATTAAGCTTAGAGCTAGCTAAAAAAGATGTTGCTATTGCTAAGGGAAATTTTTTACCAAACTTAAACCTTTCTACTGGAGGAAGATTTAATGCAGGTTTATCTTCAGATGAAAACGGAGTATTAAAAAACACAAATAATTTTTCATCTAGTTTAAGTTTATCTGGTGGTGGAATTATTTTTAATGGTTTTAGAAATACGAACACTTATAAACAAGCTCAGTTAGGTGTAAAGTCTAGTTTGTTAGATTTAAAGAAGATAGAAAATGATATTTCTTTATTTGTTGTAAATGGTTATTTAAATATATTATTTGCTAAAGAAAATTTAAGTTCTGGTAAAGTGCAGTATGAGATTAGTAAAAAACAAATTGAAGCTGCGGAGAGTAGATTTAATTCTGGAGTTATTGCTAAAGGAGATCTTTTAAACGCGCAATCTACAGCTGCTACAGACTTACAAAATGTTATTGCACAAGAAAATGCGTTAGACTTAGCTTTGTTAAACTTAGCGCAACTATTACAAGTACCGGTTCAAAATTTCGATATTACTTCTATAGATGTTGGTACTCCTACATCAACTTTATTATTTAAAAATTCTGATGACGTATATGAAAAATCATTAGAGGAAATGCCAGAAATAGAAAGAGCTAAATTGGCAATAGAAAATGCAGATTTAAATATTGATATTTCTAAAGGAGCTTTTTTACCTACTTTATCATATTCTGTTAGTTCTGGTAATTCTTATTATCATCAGTTTAATAACTTGTTACCAAATCAAACGAACTCTTCTTTCTTTGCCCAGTTTGAAGATAGGTTACAACACGGATTAGGTGTTTCTCTTAGTATTCCTATTTTTAACAGATTTCAAACAAAAAATAGTGTCGCTAAATCGATGATTAATAAAGAGATTTCTGAAACTCAATTAGAAAGTGAAAAATTAAATTTAAAGCAAACGATAGAACAATCTTTTTTAGATGTTAAGTCTGCATTAAAAACCTACGAAGCTTCAAACATTTCTTTAGAAGCACAAAAAGAAGCTTTTAAAAATGCACAAGAACGTTATAATTACGGAACCATTACTTTGTTTGATTTTGATCAAGTAAGAACCCGTTTGGTAAATGCAGAAGCTACCATGATACGCTCTAAATACGATTATGTTTTTAAAACGAAAGTATTACAATTCTATTCTGGAGAATTGATTCTAGAATAA
- a CDS encoding DUF420 domain-containing protein: MSNLAQEKKYKKIITGLSIVIPIAVAALFGVNLKDLGFNVEPLTFLPPIYASINGVTAVLLIAAVIAVKKGNIKLHEQLNTVAIACSLIFLLLYIGYHMSSNSTSFGGEGIIKYVYYFILFTHIILSIIVIPFVLTTYMRAKLGNFPQHKKIAKFTFPLWLYVAVTGVIVYLMISPYYV, translated from the coding sequence ATGAGTAATTTAGCACAAGAAAAAAAGTATAAGAAAATTATAACTGGTTTATCCATTGTAATTCCTATAGCTGTTGCAGCTTTGTTTGGTGTTAATCTAAAAGATTTAGGTTTTAATGTAGAACCGTTAACATTTTTACCTCCAATTTATGCCTCTATCAATGGCGTTACAGCTGTTCTTTTAATAGCGGCAGTTATTGCAGTTAAAAAAGGAAATATAAAATTACATGAGCAACTTAATACGGTTGCAATAGCATGTTCTCTTATTTTTCTTTTGCTTTATATTGGATATCATATGAGTTCAAATTCTACATCTTTTGGAGGAGAAGGGATTATAAAATACGTTTATTATTTTATTTTATTCACGCATATTATTTTATCAATAATTGTAATTCCTTTTGTACTCACAACTTATATGAGAGCAAAATTGGGTAATTTTCCACAACATAAAAAAATAGCCAAATTTACTTTTCCTTTATGGTTGTATGTTGCTGTTACTGGTGTAATTGTCTATTTAATGATATCTCCTTACTATGTATAA
- a CDS encoding SCO family protein, whose product MNKKYSYIGVSFIILLFGIYVVRNLDSRINDNDLVQEDRLNKVDKKGTSKNDLYTFNKVPDFEFIDQNGTTISNKDYEGKVYVVEFFFSTCPTICPLMNKKMVTIQDKFASNNNFGIASFSITPDIDTPEVLKEYAKVNQITHKNWHLLTGKGEEVVYDLANKGFKLFAGKGAEEHGGFEHSGLFALVDKEGNIRSRKDEYGNPIMYYRALSEQGFADQVKELKEDIKILLNE is encoded by the coding sequence ATGAACAAAAAGTATTCTTATATAGGTGTTTCATTTATTATTCTTTTATTCGGAATTTATGTTGTTAGAAACTTAGATAGCAGAATAAACGACAATGATCTTGTCCAAGAAGATAGATTGAATAAGGTTGATAAAAAAGGAACAAGCAAAAATGACTTATACACATTTAACAAAGTTCCAGATTTTGAATTTATAGATCAAAACGGAACAACTATTAGCAATAAAGATTATGAAGGCAAGGTGTATGTTGTAGAATTTTTCTTTTCTACTTGTCCAACCATTTGTCCTCTAATGAATAAGAAAATGGTAACAATTCAAGATAAATTTGCTTCCAATAATAATTTTGGAATAGCTTCTTTTTCTATAACACCAGACATTGATACTCCAGAAGTTTTAAAGGAATATGCTAAAGTGAATCAGATTACACATAAAAACTGGCACTTATTAACGGGTAAAGGGGAAGAGGTAGTGTATGATTTAGCTAATAAAGGTTTTAAACTGTTTGCAGGTAAAGGTGCTGAAGAACATGGTGGTTTTGAACATTCTGGCTTATTTGCTTTGGTAGATAAAGAAGGAAATATTAGATCTAGAAAAGACGAGTACGGTAATCCTATTATGTATTACAGAGCTTTGTCTGAACAAGGTTTTGCAGATCAGGTTAAAGAATTAAAAGAAGATATTAAAATTTTGTTGAATGAGTAA
- a CDS encoding cytochrome C oxidase subunit IV family protein: MAHAHESNTKRIWIVLVLLTLITTVEVVLGIIKPASLHLTSILGTSPLNWIFIILTLVKAYYIAWAFMHLEAENKWLRRSVVWTSVFLICYLLTLFLIEGNYLHSVLAPLVKW, encoded by the coding sequence ATGGCACACGCACACGAATCAAACACAAAAAGAATCTGGATAGTTTTAGTACTATTAACACTTATAACTACTGTAGAGGTTGTATTAGGTATTATAAAACCAGCATCTTTACACCTTACTAGTATTTTAGGTACAAGTCCTTTAAACTGGATATTTATCATTTTAACATTAGTAAAGGCTTATTACATTGCATGGGCATTTATGCACTTAGAAGCAGAAAATAAATGGTTAAGACGTTCTGTAGTTTGGACCTCTGTTTTCTTAATTTGTTATTTATTAACACTTTTTTTAATAGAAGGTAATTATTTACATAGCGTTTTAGCACCACTTGTAAAATGGTAA
- a CDS encoding cytochrome c oxidase subunit 3: MEANIAIPTDGKDTWNGGTQKPLGASYGKMMMWFFIVSDALTFSGFLAAYGLTRFKFMDSWPIADEVFTHFPGLHGVHAPMYYVALMTFILIISSVTMVLAVDAGHQMKQKRVAWYMFATIIFGVIFIGSQAWEWKNFINGTYGAVKTTDGRLLQFATQDGVDADGEPIFHQIALSDFVVGERTDGRVLHERENGLWFEKEEAIATYSVAQIQESYKSNPDVLIRSELIDPATKQKIILSREEGMAQLAKTKMVVEGANLKVNEYGNTSFADFFFFITGFHGFHVLSGIIINIIIFFNVVLGTYERRGHYEMVEKVGLYWHFVDLVWVFVFTFFYLV, translated from the coding sequence ATGGAAGCAAATATTGCTATACCTACAGATGGTAAAGATACTTGGAATGGTGGTACACAAAAACCACTAGGAGCAAGTTATGGTAAAATGATGATGTGGTTTTTTATCGTTTCTGATGCTTTAACCTTTTCAGGGTTTTTAGCCGCTTACGGTTTAACACGATTTAAATTTATGGATTCTTGGCCTATCGCCGATGAAGTGTTTACACATTTTCCTGGTTTACATGGTGTACATGCACCAATGTATTATGTTGCATTAATGACCTTTATTCTTATTATATCTTCTGTAACAATGGTTTTAGCCGTTGATGCAGGTCATCAAATGAAACAAAAAAGAGTAGCTTGGTACATGTTTGCCACTATTATTTTTGGAGTAATTTTTATCGGTTCTCAAGCTTGGGAATGGAAAAACTTTATTAATGGTACTTATGGTGCTGTAAAAACTACAGATGGTAGACTTTTACAATTTGCAACACAAGATGGTGTTGATGCCGATGGAGAACCAATATTTCATCAAATAGCATTGTCTGATTTTGTTGTAGGAGAAAGAACAGACGGAAGAGTCTTACACGAAAGAGAAAACGGATTGTGGTTTGAGAAAGAAGAAGCGATTGCTACGTATTCTGTTGCTCAAATTCAGGAATCATACAAATCAAATCCAGACGTATTAATTCGTTCAGAATTGATTGACCCAGCAACAAAACAAAAGATCATCCTTTCTAGAGAAGAAGGAATGGCGCAGTTAGCCAAAACAAAAATGGTTGTTGAAGGAGCTAACCTAAAAGTTAATGAATATGGAAACACAAGTTTTGCAGATTTCTTTTTCTTTATCACAGGTTTTCACGGATTTCACGTACTTTCTGGAATTATCATTAATATCATTATTTTCTTTAACGTAGTACTAGGTACTTATGAGCGTAGAGGACATTATGAAATGGTAGAGAAAGTAGGGTTGTATTGGCACTTTGTAGATTTAGTTTGGGTATTTGTATTCACATTCTTCTACTTAGTATAA
- a CDS encoding cytochrome c oxidase subunit 3 codes for MVREQRIEEELVIAKKKTAKPMLWISMISMVMFFAGLTSAYVISMERDDWVTFNLPQSFYISTFLIIASSITLFFSQKFLKNDKRQLSLVMIVVTLLLGIGFIWQQYVGFNQLKSVGLFFTGPESTVSTSFIIGITFMHILHLLAGVLVLLVVIYNHFKYKYKSDNMLGFELGAIFWHFVDILWIYLFFFFYFIR; via the coding sequence ATGGTAAGAGAACAGAGAATAGAAGAAGAATTAGTGATTGCTAAGAAAAAGACTGCAAAACCTATGTTATGGATTTCCATGATTAGTATGGTGATGTTTTTTGCAGGACTAACAAGTGCTTATGTAATAAGTATGGAAAGAGATGATTGGGTTACTTTTAACTTACCGCAATCATTTTATATCAGTACATTTTTAATTATTGCAAGTAGTATTACGCTTTTTTTCTCACAAAAATTCTTAAAAAATGATAAAAGACAGCTCTCTTTAGTGATGATTGTTGTTACTTTATTGTTAGGGATAGGGTTTATTTGGCAACAATATGTAGGCTTTAATCAGTTAAAAAGTGTAGGGTTATTTTTTACAGGACCAGAGAGTACTGTATCAACATCTTTTATAATAGGAATTACATTTATGCATATTTTACACCTGTTGGCAGGTGTTCTAGTGCTTTTGGTTGTTATTTATAATCATTTTAAATACAAATACAAATCAGACAATATGCTTGGGTTTGAACTAGGTGCAATCTTTTGGCATTTTGTAGATATACTATGGATTTATCTATTTTTCTTTTTCTATTTTATTAGGTGA
- the cyoE gene encoding heme o synthase has product MESTVITDNKISMQAIISDFKQLTKVGLSLSVVFSSVAGYLLAIDVVNYFTLLMLAIGGFFMVGASNAFNQIIEKDTDLIMKRTQNRPLPTGRMSVNVALTIAILFTVSGLSILYSINAKTALFGAISIFLYTSVYTPLKPVTPLSVFVGAIPGAIPFMLGWVAATNQFGMEAGFLFMIQFFWQFPHFWAIGWLQHEEYKKAGFNMLPMGQKNKGAVKQIIFYTVIMILVSISPVLKLSGAFYIHPITAVIVALLGVYMLYFGVKLHKSEDNVDARKLMLSSVLYITVVQIVYVVDKFLH; this is encoded by the coding sequence ATGGAATCAACAGTAATTACAGACAATAAAATATCTATGCAAGCTATAATTTCAGACTTTAAACAACTTACAAAAGTTGGTTTGTCATTAAGTGTTGTATTTTCTTCCGTTGCCGGTTATTTATTGGCTATAGATGTTGTAAATTATTTTACGCTTTTAATGTTAGCCATTGGAGGTTTTTTTATGGTTGGTGCATCAAATGCATTTAATCAAATCATAGAAAAAGATACAGACCTTATTATGAAACGTACGCAAAATAGACCTTTACCAACCGGTAGAATGTCTGTTAATGTTGCGCTTACAATTGCAATACTATTTACAGTATCTGGGTTGTCAATATTATATAGTATCAACGCTAAAACAGCTTTGTTTGGTGCTATTTCCATATTTTTATATACAAGTGTTTATACACCTTTAAAACCAGTAACACCTTTATCTGTTTTTGTTGGTGCCATTCCGGGAGCCATTCCTTTTATGTTAGGTTGGGTAGCTGCTACCAATCAATTTGGTATGGAAGCAGGTTTTTTGTTTATGATTCAGTTTTTCTGGCAGTTTCCACATTTTTGGGCTATTGGTTGGTTACAACATGAAGAGTATAAAAAAGCAGGTTTTAATATGTTGCCAATGGGGCAAAAAAATAAAGGAGCCGTAAAACAGATTATTTTTTACACAGTAATAATGATATTGGTATCGATTTCTCCAGTTTTAAAATTATCTGGAGCATTTTACATTCACCCAATAACAGCTGTAATTGTTGCTCTTTTAGGAGTATATATGTTATATTTTGGTGTTAAGTTGCATAAAAGTGAAGATAACGTTGATGCTAGAAAATTAATGTTGTCTAGTGTTTTATATATTACAGTAGTGCAAATTGTATACGTAGTTGATAAATTTTTACATTAA